One part of the Deltaproteobacteria bacterium genome encodes these proteins:
- a CDS encoding type II toxin-antitoxin system prevent-host-death family antitoxin — protein MRQVSKSALKAKMLQYFREVEKTGEELIVTSDGVPVLKVVPLKKKEKTKTIFSNINGQVKYHSDILASTIDEWPES, from the coding sequence ATGCGACAAGTATCTAAAAGCGCCTTAAAAGCCAAAATGTTACAATATTTTCGCGAAGTAGAAAAAACTGGAGAAGAGTTAATCGTTACTAGCGATGGTGTTCCTGTACTGAAAGTAGTACCACTAAAGAAAAAAGAAAAAACCAAAACCATATTTAGTAATATTAACGGCCAAGTTAAGTATCACAGCGATATTTTAGCTTCTACGATAGATGAATGGCCTGAAAGCTAA